One stretch of Tachysurus fulvidraco isolate hzauxx_2018 chromosome 12, HZAU_PFXX_2.0, whole genome shotgun sequence DNA includes these proteins:
- the reep3a gene encoding receptor expression-enhancing protein 3a yields the protein MVSWIISRVVVLLFGTLYPAYYSYKAIRTKSVKEYVRWMMYWIVFALYTVAETVADLSIAWFPLYYELKMFVVMWLVSPYTRGAGLIFRKFLHPLLASREREIDDYIVQAKEKSYETVVNFGRQSLSVAAAVAVTAAVKGQGAISERLRSFSIPDLTQVPTGQSALGKPVKLTQGSEYDQAGHGEEVDGTCSEDDSSLKGLRRTQSVKMSRAKVIRKESRYGSLKMKTRRRPVIAANTFEQP from the exons GCTTCTCTTTGGCACACTTTATCCAGCATATTACTCCTACAAAGCAATCAGGACCAAGAGTGTAAAAGAATAC GTGCGATGGATGATGTACTGGATCGTGTTTGCGCTCTATACTGTAGCCGAGACAGTCGCAGACCTCTCCATAGCTTG GTTTCCGCTGTACTACGAGTTAAAAATGTTTGTGGTGATGTGGCTGGTGTCGCCGTACACCAGGGGAGCAGGTCTGATCTTCAGAAAGTTCCTGCACCCGCTTCTGGCCTCAAGAGAAAGG gagATAGATGATTACATCGTGCAAGCCAAAGAGAAGAGTTATGAGACCGTCGTGAACTTTGGAAGGCAAAGCCTCAGTGTCGCTGCTGCAGTCGCCGTCACTGCTGCTGTCAag ggaCAGGGTGCCATCAGTGAGCGTCTAAGGAGTTTTAGTATTCCTGACCTCACCCAGGTTCCTACCGGCCAATCAGCATTAGGGAAACCCGTGAAGCTGACCCAGGGCTCTG AATACGATCAGGCAGGACACGGAGAGGAAGTAGACGGAACGTGTTCAGAGGACGACTCATCATTGAAGGGTCTGCGTAGAACTCAGAGTGTGAAGATGAGTCGTGCCAAAGTTATACGCAAAGAG tctcGTTACGGCTCCCTGAAAATGAAAACCAGGAGGAGGCCAGTGATCGCTGCCAACACTTTTGAACAGCCATGa